In one Lepisosteus oculatus isolate fLepOcu1 chromosome 26, fLepOcu1.hap2, whole genome shotgun sequence genomic region, the following are encoded:
- the tex14 gene encoding inactive serine/threonine-protein kinase TEX14 isoform X2 encodes MSHAGAPPVPCPVPLGQVKAPGRGAELHRHTLDRNLPKMEKLLRQGVDVDTANNLGQTPLFCAALLGLTSAVELLLQYGANPNHRCEDRSTPVHAAAFSCNPWLVSGLLEAGGDLRLHDQEGRTPEAWAREGPQEHSSRMLDFLQRCVACMQSFTQPSQARDSWMSRRSCKTLVPSPSLLERFRQGGSDLHVNRKPNSKLPSTVQCYGFGKLCAGGPSHATGFLACTPMIEDRELAQAEDEPLLSFSCGAFMSMTNYSWNGCRVTVKELQAHNAVHRGSRDCYLDLLIIEQEYCSQLFHPHLLQLLAVSVSADSLRPRLVFERVHIGSLYDLLHHRRAQFPVLRMDALLPVVLQVCDALVYLHCRSLVLRSLSSHAVLLVHPGVAKITGLHFMELSDGNPLRVNACLPLPPELYNWAAPEVIRGRPCTGKADLYSLCALLQELHTDAVPWGAVGPRGIRQAVEGGQALAADERIPPPYYALVRSGLQPRPQDRSPSLQDLRLQLRSDVKELSQSSRQRWGSCSAPAIVGAGGWVLETVQDPKDHRALPVQEGQPQRVLTDSAVHREILDQLGQLDRLLEGEHELRAGTGDGALEGHEGGGPGLGQALSDPPHAFRASEVSIREILPLDAHRLSLHHSLDSDSSRETGSDGTPTQDELEEEGEDPAQKPCEISQAISASVLNLKVSQVLLQQSESSLLNVQRARAALGRREVPSAVPWGQGERQLAVGREHVCGGGGLADEVDGRQSEKTEDSLDSGSEWGFSRAVGPPSHYRFAHPGYGVPARGWPSGLRRAAQSAAADEPPDWPAEHEDLSEGEGISDYSSALDDSFVTVRPGRAQAGRGSIAAAVAETGGQHSCREQCTVHRQGPQDRFTGFSRPTGPTQHRVSASGLSGCHRSAAAKWTSEVTQVVEKMTRGRLGSAAWTPSSESEDTEDRTSQFSHLCRPQGSGHKGSERPGHESQGSGSSQGSTKLERLFKSFAGVQSESESDAEFHTINRTFSLSARLLEDTGSRQEDVSSESEGAESPAEESDEFVTPIPGSELHKAGRQAQTQTPSSEEDLEVTEEVCRPSGRAVPAMAACDLRTGTTPTESSAVVSDPAERTDPAALQRVSYPTASCLPDIADLSSIVCEEEWPSREGQQPSPVKRNAPTCNSTPLHPGAVSRHHPRLGGEPAELLPPLHSLLDTFPWGSSPTQLHTADTFTTASAGMASPSDLSVSSALLPPRLDHSPVHRETDTPAGCCWDTPSAGTSAGQDGGSCAREGGPGGPGGPGRAAAECRDVPGEALSPAVDGQVTRSHDEPGSGMGAGAPGTQSPHSHSPAAAAEAPAGPLCAPGPDDHPPPKGDGLGSTS; translated from the exons ATGTCGCACGCGGGGGCCCCGCCCGTGCCCTGCCCGGTGCCCCTGGGCCAGGTGAAGGCCCCAGGCCGCGGGGCCGAGCTGCACaggcacaccctggacaggaacctGCCGAAGATGGAGAAGCTGCTCAGGCAAG GAGTGGACGTGGACACTGCCAATAACCTGGGCCAGACGCCCCTGTTCTGCGCTGCTCTGCTGGGCCTGACCAGCGCTGTGGAGCTGTTACTGCAGTACGGAGCCAACCCCAACCA ccgCTGTGAGGACAGGAGCACGCCGGTCCATGCTGCGGCCTTTTCCTGCAACCCCTGGCTGGTGAGCGGGCTGCTGGAGGCTGGGGGGGACCTGCGGCTGCACGACCAGGAGGGGCGCACCCCCGAAGCCTGGGCCAGGGAGGGGCCGCAGGAGCACAGCTCACGG ATGCTGGATTTCCTGCAGCGCTGTGTGGCTTGCATGCAGTCCTTCACCCAGCCGAGCCAGGCCAGAGACTCCTGGATGTCAAGACGCTCCTGCAAAACCCTCGTCCCTTCGCCCTCCCTGCTGGAGAGGTTCAGACAGGG TGGCTCTGACCTGCATGTGAACAGAAAGCCGAACTCCAAGCTGCCTTCCACAGTCCAGTGCTACGGGTTCGGGAAG CTGTGCGCTGGTGGGCCGAGCCATGCCACAGGTTTCCTGGCCTGCACGCCCATGATCGAGGACAGGGAGCTGGCGCAGGCAGAAGACGAGCCCCTGCTGTCCTTTTCCTGTGGAGCCTTCATGAGTATGACCAA tTACAGCTGGAATGGGTGCCGGGTCACAGTGAAGGAGCTGCAGGCTCATAACGCAGTGCACCGAGGCAGTAGGGATTGCTACCTGGACCTGTTGATCATCGAGCAAGAGTACTGCag TCAGCTGTTCCACCCCcacctgctgcagctgctggCAGTGAGTGTGTCTGCTGACTCCCTGAGACCCCGCTTGGTGTTTGAGAGAGTGCACATCGGATCCCTCTATGACCTCCTGCACCACAGG AGGGCCCAGTTCCCTGTGCTGCGGATGGATGCCTTGCTGCCCGTGGTGCTGCAGGTGTGTGACGCCCTGGTGTACCTGCACTGCCGCAGCCTGGTCCTCCGCAGCCTGTCCTCTCATGCTGTGCTGCTTGTTCACCCCGGGGTGGCCAAGATTACTGGCCTGCATTTCATGGAGCTCAG TGATGGGAACCCCCTCAGAGTCAACGCCTGCCTGCCTCTGCCCCCGGAGCTGTACAACTGGGCTGCCCCGGAGGTGATCAGGGGGCGGCCCTGTACTGGCAAGGCTGATCTCTACAGCCTGTGTGCCCTCCTCCAGGAGCTTCATACAG ACGCGGTGCCGTGGGGGGCGGTGGGGCCGCGGGGCATCAGGCAGGCTGTGGAAGGCGGGCAGGCCCTGGCCGCTGACGAGCGCATTCCCCCGCCCTACTACGCGCTGGTGAGGAGCGGCCTGCAGCCTCGCCCCCAGGACCGCAGCCCCAGCCTGCAGGACCTGCGCCTGCAGCTGCGCAGCGACGTCAAG GAGCTGTCCCAGAGCAGCCGGCAGAGGTGGGGGAGCTGTTCGGCCCCGGCGATTGTGGGGGCTGGGGGCTGGGTGCTGGAGACTGTGCAGGACCCCAAGG ACCATCGCGCGCTTCCTGTGCAAGAGGGGCAGCCGCAGCGTGTGCTGACTGACAGCGCTGTGCACCGGGAGATCCTGGACCAGCTGGGCCAGCTGGACCGGCTGCTGGAGGGGGAGCACGAGCTGCGCGCGGGCACGGGCGATGGGGCCCTGGAGGGCCACGAGGGGGGCGGTCCGGGACTGGGACAGGCTTTGTCTGATCCACCGCATGCCTTCCGTGCAAGTGAGGTCTCCATTCGTGAGATCCTGCCCTTAGATGCCCACAGGCTTTCCTTGCACCACAGCCTGGACTCTGACAGCAGCAGGGAAACGGGCTCCGATGGCACCCCCACCCAGGACGAGCTGGAAGAGGAGGGTGAGGACCCAGCGCAGAAGCCCTGCGAGATCTCTCAGGCGATCAGCGCCAGCGTGCTCAACCTGAAGGTGTCGCAGGTGCTGCTGCAGCAGTCGGAGAGCAGCCTGCTCAACGTGCAGAGGGCCAGGGCCGCACTGGGCCGGCGGGAGGTGCCCTCTGCTGTCCCctgggggcagggagagaggcagCTGGCGGTCGGCCGTGAGCATGTGTGTGGTGGGGGTGGACTCGCCGATGAGGTCGATGGCCGACAAAGTGAGAAGACGGAGGACTCCTTGGACTCCGGCTCTGAGTGGGGGTTTTCCAGAGCCGTGGGTCCTCCATCTCACTACCGTTTCGCCCATCCTGGCTACGGCGTCCCGGCCAGGGGCTGGCCCTCAGGGCTGCGCAGGGCTGCGCAGTCCGCTGCTGCAGACGAGCCCCCGGACTGGCCGGCAGAACACGAGGACCTGAGTGAGGGGGAGGGCATCAGCGACTACAGCTCCGCCCTGGATGATAGCTTCGTAACTGTGCGTCCTGGACGTGCTCAG GCAGGCAGAGGGAGCATAGCTGCTGCAGTGGCAGAGACAGGAGGCCAGCACTCGTGCAGAGAGCAGTGTACCGTCCACAGGCAGGGCCCCCAGGACAG GTTCACAGGATTTTCGAGACCCACAGGACCGACACAGCATCGAGTTTCTGCTTCTGGCCTGTCCGGGTGTCACAGATCTGCTGCTGCTAAGTGGACAA GCGAGGTGACGCAGGTGGTGGAGAAGATGACCCGCGGCCGGCTGGGGAGCGCAGCCTGGACGCCTAGCAGCGAGAGTGAGGACACTGAGGACAGGACATCCCAATTCTCACATCTCTGCAGGCCACAGGGCAGTGGACATAAGGGCTCCGAAAGACCTGGGCACGAGAGCCAGGGGTCAGGAAGCAGCCAGGGCAGCACCAAGCTGGAGCGTCTCTTCAAGAGCTTTGCAG GTGTtcagagtgagagtgagagtgatgCTGAGTTTCACACCATCAACAGGACCTTTAGTCTTTCTGCCAGACTCTTGGAGGACACAGGCTCCAGACAG GAAGACGTCAGCTCTGAGTCTGAGGGTGCAGAGTCTCCTGCGGAGGAATCTGATGAGTTTGTCACGCCCATCCCTGGTTCAGAACTTCACAAGGCAGGGCGACAGGCTCAG ACGCAGACGCCCAGCTCCGAGGAGGACCTGGAGGTGACGGAGGAGGTGTGTCGGCCCTCGGGCCGAGCAGTCCCAGCCATGGCCGCCTGTGACCTAAGGACCGGAACCACGCCAACAG AAAGCTCAGCTGTCGTATCAGACCCAGCAGAGAGAACTGaccctgctgccctccagaGAGTCTCCTACCCCACAGCAAG CTGCCTGCCGGACATCGCCGATCTGTCCAGCATCGTGTGTGAGGAGGAGTGGCCCAGCAGGGAGggacagcagcccagcccagtGAAGAGAAACGCCCCCACCTGTAACAGCACCCCCCTTCACCCAG GTGCAGTGAGTAGACATCACCCCAGACTCGGTGGGGAACCTGCAGAGCTGCTGCCGCCTCTCCACAGTCTGCTGGACACCTTTCCCTGGGGCAGCTCGCCCACCCAGCTCCACACAGCTGACACCTTCACTACAGCCAGCGCCGGCATGGCCAGCCCA AGTGACCTCTCTGTGTCCAGTGCACTGCTCCCCCCCAGACTGGACCACAGTCCTGTCCATAGAGAGACGGACACACCTGCTGGCTGCTGCTGGGACACCCCAAGTGCAGGAACGTCCGCGGGTCAGGATGGTGGCAGTTGTGCCAGAGAAGGGGGCCCTGGGGGCCCTGGGGGCCCCGGCAGAGCGGCGGCAGAGTGCCGGGATGTCCCAGGCGAGGCTCTCTCTCCGGCGGTTGACGGGCAGGTCACCCGTAGCCATGACGAGCCGGGCAGTGGCATGGGTGCAGGGGCCCCTGGGACACAGagtccacactcccacagccctgccgcagcaGCAGAGGCGCCTGCTGGGCCTCTGTGCGCTCCTGGCCCAGACGACCATCCCCCTCCGAAAGGTGACGGGCTGGGCAGCACCTCCTAG
- the ska2 gene encoding spindle and kinetochore-associated protein 2, giving the protein METPVNKLEAMFQKAESDLGYLEKQLKFEFMTKMAESGAAEDNPVKLLEKLSAVKARHKALCGQMEEIAKQQQQSMEAIRAHLSTTVQLVEQLQKSADVEVQPLREAERAAAQALLGDAVEIPAASGAAATV; this is encoded by the exons TTCCAGAAGGCAGAGTCTGACCTGGGATACCTGGAGAAACAGCTGAAGTTTGAGTTCATGACTAAAATGGCAGAAAGTGGAGCCGCTGAG GACAACCCTGTGAAGCTGCTGGAGAAGCTGTCTGCAGTCAAGGCCCGGCACAAAGCCCTCTGCGGGCAGATGGAGGAGATCGccaaacagcagcagcagtcaATGGAGGCCATCAGAGCTCACCTCAGCACCACAGTGCAGCTGGTGGAGCAGCTGCAGAAGAGCGCCGACGTGGAGGTGCAGCCCCTGCGCGAGGCAGAGCGGGCCGCCGCCCAGGCCCTCCTGGGGGACGCTGTGGAG ATCCCAGCTGCCTCTGGGGCCGCAGCCACAGTGTGA
- the tex14 gene encoding inactive serine/threonine-protein kinase TEX14 isoform X1: MSHAGAPPVPCPVPLGQVKAPGRGAELHRHTLDRNLPKMEKLLRQGVDVDTANNLGQTPLFCAALLGLTSAVELLLQYGANPNHRCEDRSTPVHAAAFSCNPWLVSGLLEAGGDLRLHDQEGRTPEAWAREGPQEHSSRMLDFLQRCVACMQSFTQPSQARDSWMSRRSCKTLVPSPSLLERFRQGGSDLHVNRKPNSKLPSTVQCYGFGKLCAGGPSHATGFLACTPMIEDRELAQAEDEPLLSFSCGAFMSMTNYSWNGCRVTVKELQAHNAVHRGSRDCYLDLLIIEQEYCSQLFHPHLLQLLAVSVSADSLRPRLVFERVHIGSLYDLLHHRRAQFPVLRMDALLPVVLQVCDALVYLHCRSLVLRSLSSHAVLLVHPGVAKITGLHFMELSDGNPLRVNACLPLPPELYNWAAPEVIRGRPCTGKADLYSLCALLQELHTDAVPWGAVGPRGIRQAVEGGQALAADERIPPPYYALVRSGLQPRPQDRSPSLQDLRLQLRSDVKELSQSSRQRWGSCSAPAIVGAGGWVLETVQDPKDHRALPVQEGQPQRVLTDSAVHREILDQLGQLDRLLEGEHELRAGTGDGALEGHEGGGPGLGQALSDPPHAFRASEVSIREILPLDAHRLSLHHSLDSDSSRETGSDGTPTQDELEEEGEDPAQKPCEISQAISASVLNLKVSQVLLQQSESSLLNVQRARAALGRREVPSAVPWGQGERQLAVGREHVCGGGGLADEVDGRQSEKTEDSLDSGSEWGFSRAVGPPSHYRFAHPGYGVPARGWPSGLRRAAQSAAADEPPDWPAEHEDLSEGEGISDYSSALDDSFVTVRPGRAQAGRGSIAAAVAETGGQHSCREQCTVHRQGPQDRFTGFSRPTGPTQHRVSASGLSGCHRSAAAKWTSEVTQVVEKMTRGRLGSAAWTPSSESEDTEDRTSQFSHLCRPQGSGHKGSERPGHESQGSGSSQGSTKLERLFKSFAGVQSESESDAEFHTINRTFSLSARLLEDTGSRQEDVSSESEGAESPAEESDEFVTPIPGSELHKAGRQAQTQTPSSEEDLEVTEEVCRPSGRAVPAMAACDLRTGTTPTESSAVVSDPAERTDPAALQRVSYPTASCLPDIADLSSIVCEEEWPSREGQQPSPVKRNAPTCNSTPLHPGAVSRHHPRLGGEPAELLPPLHSLLDTFPWGSSPTQLHTADTFTTASAGMASPSDLSVSSALLPPRLDHSPVHRETDTPAGCCWDTPSAGTSAGQDGGSCAREGGPGGPGGPGRAAAECRDVPGEALSPAVDGQVTRSHDEPGSGMGAGAPGTQSPHSHSPAAAAEAPAGPLCAPGPDDHPPPKGPTGIEAVSPLSEKDLPGPSVLSGTGLLAYSRALDGLPAADARDLEGGQPPSAEAGSAGHGVRIEAPSDETLREGRSLLEETDRAHSTLDEVLQGMMGEKGSTQKSLRSPRPEQLPRIQESLYSEDTCCPAAAGGERAGKPEEPDSRTALGPADSVDEQGEKFEPGLRVHWAQPHRLIILEQTPTKSQSDPGPAMTTQPAARRDRD, encoded by the exons ATGTCGCACGCGGGGGCCCCGCCCGTGCCCTGCCCGGTGCCCCTGGGCCAGGTGAAGGCCCCAGGCCGCGGGGCCGAGCTGCACaggcacaccctggacaggaacctGCCGAAGATGGAGAAGCTGCTCAGGCAAG GAGTGGACGTGGACACTGCCAATAACCTGGGCCAGACGCCCCTGTTCTGCGCTGCTCTGCTGGGCCTGACCAGCGCTGTGGAGCTGTTACTGCAGTACGGAGCCAACCCCAACCA ccgCTGTGAGGACAGGAGCACGCCGGTCCATGCTGCGGCCTTTTCCTGCAACCCCTGGCTGGTGAGCGGGCTGCTGGAGGCTGGGGGGGACCTGCGGCTGCACGACCAGGAGGGGCGCACCCCCGAAGCCTGGGCCAGGGAGGGGCCGCAGGAGCACAGCTCACGG ATGCTGGATTTCCTGCAGCGCTGTGTGGCTTGCATGCAGTCCTTCACCCAGCCGAGCCAGGCCAGAGACTCCTGGATGTCAAGACGCTCCTGCAAAACCCTCGTCCCTTCGCCCTCCCTGCTGGAGAGGTTCAGACAGGG TGGCTCTGACCTGCATGTGAACAGAAAGCCGAACTCCAAGCTGCCTTCCACAGTCCAGTGCTACGGGTTCGGGAAG CTGTGCGCTGGTGGGCCGAGCCATGCCACAGGTTTCCTGGCCTGCACGCCCATGATCGAGGACAGGGAGCTGGCGCAGGCAGAAGACGAGCCCCTGCTGTCCTTTTCCTGTGGAGCCTTCATGAGTATGACCAA tTACAGCTGGAATGGGTGCCGGGTCACAGTGAAGGAGCTGCAGGCTCATAACGCAGTGCACCGAGGCAGTAGGGATTGCTACCTGGACCTGTTGATCATCGAGCAAGAGTACTGCag TCAGCTGTTCCACCCCcacctgctgcagctgctggCAGTGAGTGTGTCTGCTGACTCCCTGAGACCCCGCTTGGTGTTTGAGAGAGTGCACATCGGATCCCTCTATGACCTCCTGCACCACAGG AGGGCCCAGTTCCCTGTGCTGCGGATGGATGCCTTGCTGCCCGTGGTGCTGCAGGTGTGTGACGCCCTGGTGTACCTGCACTGCCGCAGCCTGGTCCTCCGCAGCCTGTCCTCTCATGCTGTGCTGCTTGTTCACCCCGGGGTGGCCAAGATTACTGGCCTGCATTTCATGGAGCTCAG TGATGGGAACCCCCTCAGAGTCAACGCCTGCCTGCCTCTGCCCCCGGAGCTGTACAACTGGGCTGCCCCGGAGGTGATCAGGGGGCGGCCCTGTACTGGCAAGGCTGATCTCTACAGCCTGTGTGCCCTCCTCCAGGAGCTTCATACAG ACGCGGTGCCGTGGGGGGCGGTGGGGCCGCGGGGCATCAGGCAGGCTGTGGAAGGCGGGCAGGCCCTGGCCGCTGACGAGCGCATTCCCCCGCCCTACTACGCGCTGGTGAGGAGCGGCCTGCAGCCTCGCCCCCAGGACCGCAGCCCCAGCCTGCAGGACCTGCGCCTGCAGCTGCGCAGCGACGTCAAG GAGCTGTCCCAGAGCAGCCGGCAGAGGTGGGGGAGCTGTTCGGCCCCGGCGATTGTGGGGGCTGGGGGCTGGGTGCTGGAGACTGTGCAGGACCCCAAGG ACCATCGCGCGCTTCCTGTGCAAGAGGGGCAGCCGCAGCGTGTGCTGACTGACAGCGCTGTGCACCGGGAGATCCTGGACCAGCTGGGCCAGCTGGACCGGCTGCTGGAGGGGGAGCACGAGCTGCGCGCGGGCACGGGCGATGGGGCCCTGGAGGGCCACGAGGGGGGCGGTCCGGGACTGGGACAGGCTTTGTCTGATCCACCGCATGCCTTCCGTGCAAGTGAGGTCTCCATTCGTGAGATCCTGCCCTTAGATGCCCACAGGCTTTCCTTGCACCACAGCCTGGACTCTGACAGCAGCAGGGAAACGGGCTCCGATGGCACCCCCACCCAGGACGAGCTGGAAGAGGAGGGTGAGGACCCAGCGCAGAAGCCCTGCGAGATCTCTCAGGCGATCAGCGCCAGCGTGCTCAACCTGAAGGTGTCGCAGGTGCTGCTGCAGCAGTCGGAGAGCAGCCTGCTCAACGTGCAGAGGGCCAGGGCCGCACTGGGCCGGCGGGAGGTGCCCTCTGCTGTCCCctgggggcagggagagaggcagCTGGCGGTCGGCCGTGAGCATGTGTGTGGTGGGGGTGGACTCGCCGATGAGGTCGATGGCCGACAAAGTGAGAAGACGGAGGACTCCTTGGACTCCGGCTCTGAGTGGGGGTTTTCCAGAGCCGTGGGTCCTCCATCTCACTACCGTTTCGCCCATCCTGGCTACGGCGTCCCGGCCAGGGGCTGGCCCTCAGGGCTGCGCAGGGCTGCGCAGTCCGCTGCTGCAGACGAGCCCCCGGACTGGCCGGCAGAACACGAGGACCTGAGTGAGGGGGAGGGCATCAGCGACTACAGCTCCGCCCTGGATGATAGCTTCGTAACTGTGCGTCCTGGACGTGCTCAG GCAGGCAGAGGGAGCATAGCTGCTGCAGTGGCAGAGACAGGAGGCCAGCACTCGTGCAGAGAGCAGTGTACCGTCCACAGGCAGGGCCCCCAGGACAG GTTCACAGGATTTTCGAGACCCACAGGACCGACACAGCATCGAGTTTCTGCTTCTGGCCTGTCCGGGTGTCACAGATCTGCTGCTGCTAAGTGGACAA GCGAGGTGACGCAGGTGGTGGAGAAGATGACCCGCGGCCGGCTGGGGAGCGCAGCCTGGACGCCTAGCAGCGAGAGTGAGGACACTGAGGACAGGACATCCCAATTCTCACATCTCTGCAGGCCACAGGGCAGTGGACATAAGGGCTCCGAAAGACCTGGGCACGAGAGCCAGGGGTCAGGAAGCAGCCAGGGCAGCACCAAGCTGGAGCGTCTCTTCAAGAGCTTTGCAG GTGTtcagagtgagagtgagagtgatgCTGAGTTTCACACCATCAACAGGACCTTTAGTCTTTCTGCCAGACTCTTGGAGGACACAGGCTCCAGACAG GAAGACGTCAGCTCTGAGTCTGAGGGTGCAGAGTCTCCTGCGGAGGAATCTGATGAGTTTGTCACGCCCATCCCTGGTTCAGAACTTCACAAGGCAGGGCGACAGGCTCAG ACGCAGACGCCCAGCTCCGAGGAGGACCTGGAGGTGACGGAGGAGGTGTGTCGGCCCTCGGGCCGAGCAGTCCCAGCCATGGCCGCCTGTGACCTAAGGACCGGAACCACGCCAACAG AAAGCTCAGCTGTCGTATCAGACCCAGCAGAGAGAACTGaccctgctgccctccagaGAGTCTCCTACCCCACAGCAAG CTGCCTGCCGGACATCGCCGATCTGTCCAGCATCGTGTGTGAGGAGGAGTGGCCCAGCAGGGAGggacagcagcccagcccagtGAAGAGAAACGCCCCCACCTGTAACAGCACCCCCCTTCACCCAG GTGCAGTGAGTAGACATCACCCCAGACTCGGTGGGGAACCTGCAGAGCTGCTGCCGCCTCTCCACAGTCTGCTGGACACCTTTCCCTGGGGCAGCTCGCCCACCCAGCTCCACACAGCTGACACCTTCACTACAGCCAGCGCCGGCATGGCCAGCCCA AGTGACCTCTCTGTGTCCAGTGCACTGCTCCCCCCCAGACTGGACCACAGTCCTGTCCATAGAGAGACGGACACACCTGCTGGCTGCTGCTGGGACACCCCAAGTGCAGGAACGTCCGCGGGTCAGGATGGTGGCAGTTGTGCCAGAGAAGGGGGCCCTGGGGGCCCTGGGGGCCCCGGCAGAGCGGCGGCAGAGTGCCGGGATGTCCCAGGCGAGGCTCTCTCTCCGGCGGTTGACGGGCAGGTCACCCGTAGCCATGACGAGCCGGGCAGTGGCATGGGTGCAGGGGCCCCTGGGACACAGagtccacactcccacagccctgccgcagcaGCAGAGGCGCCTGCTGGGCCTCTGTGCGCTCCTGGCCCAGACGACCATCCCCCTCCGAAAG GGCCCACAGGGATAGAGGCTGTGTCCCCCCTAAGTGAGAAAGACCTGCCAGGACCCAGTGTCCTCTCTGGCACAGGCCTGCTAGCGTACAGCAGAGCACTGGACGGCTTGCCGGCAGCTGACGCTCGAGACCTGG AAGGAGGACAACCCCCTTCCGCTGAAGCTGGCAGCGCTGGGCATGGGGTGAGGATCGAGGCGCCCTCAGACGAGACGCTGAGAGAGGGGCGCAGTCTGCTGGAGGAGACGGACAG AGCTCACTCCACTCTGGATGAGGTGCTGCAGGGCATGATGGGAGAGAAAGGCAGCACCCAGAAGTCCCTGAGAAGTCCAAGGCCTGAGCAACTGCCAAGGATTCA GGAGAGCCTGTACAGCGAGGACACTTGCTGCCCCGCTGCAGCCGGCGGGGAGAGAGCAGGAAAGCCAGAGGAGCCCGACAGCAGGACAGCGCTCGGCCCCGCAG ACAGCGTGGATGAGCAGGGGGAGAAGTTCGAACCCGGCCTCCGAGTGCACTGGGCCCAGCCCCACAG GTTGATTATCTTGGAACAGACTCCCACCAAAAGCCAGAGTGACCCGGGGCCAGCGATGACCACACAGCCAGCAGCACGCAGAGATCGAGACTGA